One window of Halococcus salifodinae DSM 8989 genomic DNA carries:
- a CDS encoding ATP-NAD kinase family protein, which translates to MRRVGFVVNPIAGMGGRVGLKGTDGKVKEARARGAEPRAPGRARDALASLVTHAADADETIELLAAGGEMGASIVHDVDFECEVVTDPPTETGAADTREAVRRFAEHVPPAAERNGRAAEPRDEGVDLVLFVGGDGTAVDVAETLEERSSEIPILGVPAGVKIYSSVFAVSPRAAGRIAATFDDTESREVNDIDEDAYREGEVHTELRALAQVPVAEEIQSSKQLGGGTVATLAAGVASEIEPGTTYVLGPGSTVGAIADELGFEGTPLGVDVWRADPAGPDAGEWPAGEVLARDASADEILACLGDRNVVVVSPIGGQGFVFGRGNQQLSPDVLRQSDVEIVASRRKLDDIGVLRVDTGDTDLDDELRGWRKVRIGRVERRLMKVV; encoded by the coding sequence ATGCGACGGGTCGGCTTCGTGGTGAATCCCATCGCCGGGATGGGTGGCCGTGTCGGGTTGAAAGGGACCGATGGCAAGGTCAAGGAGGCACGGGCACGCGGCGCAGAGCCGCGCGCACCAGGTCGCGCCCGTGACGCGCTCGCGTCGCTCGTTACTCACGCTGCGGACGCGGACGAGACGATCGAACTCCTTGCTGCCGGCGGCGAGATGGGTGCGTCGATCGTCCACGATGTCGATTTCGAATGCGAAGTCGTGACCGACCCGCCCACGGAGACCGGGGCTGCCGACACCCGTGAGGCCGTCCGGCGGTTCGCCGAGCACGTTCCGCCGGCGGCGGAACGGAACGGTCGAGCGGCGGAGCCGCGAGACGAGGGGGTCGATTTAGTCCTGTTCGTCGGCGGCGACGGCACCGCAGTCGACGTCGCCGAGACGCTCGAAGAGCGTAGTAGTGAAATTCCGATTCTGGGGGTACCGGCTGGCGTCAAGATCTACTCCTCAGTGTTCGCGGTCTCGCCCCGCGCGGCAGGTCGGATCGCGGCGACGTTCGACGACACCGAGTCCCGCGAGGTGAACGACATCGACGAGGACGCCTATCGCGAGGGCGAGGTCCACACCGAGCTTCGAGCGCTCGCCCAGGTTCCAGTCGCCGAGGAGATCCAATCGAGCAAACAGCTCGGCGGCGGCACCGTCGCAACGCTCGCGGCGGGGGTCGCGAGCGAGATCGAGCCTGGCACGACGTACGTACTTGGTCCCGGCAGCACCGTCGGGGCGATCGCGGACGAACTCGGATTCGAAGGAACGCCGCTCGGCGTCGACGTCTGGCGTGCGGACCCGGCGGGGCCGGATGCGGGCGAGTGGCCGGCGGGCGAGGTGCTCGCCCGCGACGCGAGTGCCGACGAGATCCTCGCGTGCCTCGGCGACCGGAACGTGGTGGTCGTCTCGCCGATCGGTGGCCAGGGGTTCGTCTTCGGCCGCGGCAACCAGCAGCTCTCGCCCGACGTGCTCCGACAGTCGGATGTCGAGATCGTCGCCTCGCGCCGCAAGCTCGACGACATCGGTGTGCTGCGCGTCGATACTGGCGACACGGACCTCGACGACGAACTCCGGGGCTGGCGGAAGGTCAGGATCGGGCGGGTCGAGCGCCGGCTGATGAAGGTCGTCTAG
- a CDS encoding competence/damage-inducible protein A gives MRVGLVSVGDELLAGDTVNTNAAWLGSRLTERGATVERCVVVPDRIETIADTVAELHDRYDAVLVTGGLGPTHDDLTMDAVAAAFDRDLETNDEAIEWLAEHGGYERADLAAGTADLPAGARVLHNEAGVAPGCVVESVYVFPGVPEEMHAMFETVAGEFSGTISHVEWVRAAEPESALLDRIAAVRERFDVTVGSYPGEHVRLKLQSDDAEEAAAAAAWLSDRVDVAEPADESAEAGSS, from the coding sequence ATGCGCGTTGGCCTGGTTTCGGTCGGCGACGAACTCCTCGCGGGCGACACCGTGAACACCAACGCCGCGTGGCTCGGGAGCCGGCTCACGGAGCGCGGCGCGACGGTCGAGCGGTGTGTCGTGGTACCCGATCGGATCGAGACGATCGCGGACACCGTCGCAGAACTCCACGACCGCTACGACGCGGTGCTCGTCACGGGCGGACTCGGGCCAACCCACGACGACCTGACGATGGACGCCGTGGCGGCGGCGTTCGACCGCGACCTCGAAACGAACGACGAGGCGATCGAATGGCTCGCCGAACACGGCGGCTACGAGCGCGCGGATCTCGCTGCTGGCACCGCCGACCTCCCGGCGGGCGCACGAGTGCTCCACAACGAGGCCGGGGTCGCGCCAGGCTGCGTTGTCGAGTCGGTGTACGTGTTTCCCGGTGTCCCCGAAGAGATGCACGCGATGTTCGAGACGGTCGCGGGGGAGTTTTCGGGGACGATCTCGCACGTCGAGTGGGTCCGCGCCGCCGAACCCGAGAGCGCGCTGCTCGACCGGATCGCCGCTGTCAGGGAACGCTTCGACGTCACGGTGGGAAGCTATCCGGGCGAACACGTCCGACTCAAGCTCCAAAGCGACGACGCCGAGGAGGCGGCGGCGGCAGCCGCGTGGCTCAGCGACCGTGTCGACGTGGCGGAGCCAGCCGACGAATCGGCTGAAGCCGGCTCGAGCTAA
- a CDS encoding helix-turn-helix domain-containing protein, whose translation MPDSMAEYLRADMECEGLLECFHGLTDLDRDCFEVVVSHDAALTVDEIAEEVDRERSTVYRSLQRLLQAGFVQKEQVNYEQGGYYHVFRPTDPDVVADEMQRMLNDWYAKMGQLIGEFRTKYEPSDQPTAAVEG comes from the coding sequence ATGCCCGACTCGATGGCGGAGTATCTTCGTGCGGACATGGAGTGTGAGGGGCTCCTCGAATGTTTCCACGGCCTGACCGATCTCGACCGGGACTGCTTCGAAGTCGTCGTCAGTCACGACGCAGCTCTGACCGTCGACGAGATCGCCGAGGAGGTCGACCGAGAACGCTCGACGGTGTATCGCTCGCTCCAGCGACTGCTCCAGGCGGGGTTCGTCCAGAAAGAGCAGGTCAACTACGAGCAGGGTGGCTACTACCACGTCTTCCGGCCGACCGATCCGGACGTCGTCGCCGACGAGATGCAACGCATGTTGAACGACTGGTACGCGAAGATGGGCCAGCTCATCGGGGAGTTCCGGACGAAGTACGAGCCGTCCGACCAGCCCACGGCGGCCGTCGAGGGCTGA
- a CDS encoding DUF2270 domain-containing protein, which translates to MSDDTPFDPTGEVERHIGRGMFEEGMGPGSSMAHLYRGEVHRMKFWRERLDRTTNWAITIMAAILTWAFTGNNPHYIVLIGLAMLTVFLVIEARRYRGYDLWRSRVRLMQENVFANALDASKDISDPHWRRELSEDYRQPKIKISFEEALAHRLRRVYLPLMAVLLVAWFIRITAFMQATEWPASAAIGAIPGIVVTGLVAAFFVAATVVACRPRTWKANGELRLTDVDVWGDTEQ; encoded by the coding sequence GTGAGCGACGACACACCCTTCGATCCGACCGGTGAGGTCGAGCGCCACATCGGTCGCGGGATGTTCGAGGAAGGGATGGGGCCTGGCTCCTCGATGGCCCATCTCTACCGCGGCGAGGTCCACCGGATGAAGTTCTGGCGCGAGCGCCTCGATCGCACGACCAACTGGGCCATCACGATCATGGCAGCGATCCTGACGTGGGCGTTCACGGGCAACAACCCCCACTACATCGTGCTGATCGGACTGGCGATGCTCACCGTCTTCCTCGTGATCGAGGCCCGTCGATACCGGGGCTACGATCTCTGGCGGTCGCGCGTCCGACTGATGCAGGAGAACGTCTTCGCGAACGCACTCGACGCCTCGAAGGACATCAGCGACCCCCACTGGCGACGCGAGCTGAGCGAGGACTACCGCCAGCCGAAGATCAAGATCAGCTTCGAGGAAGCGCTCGCCCACCGCCTGCGCCGGGTGTACCTTCCACTCATGGCCGTGCTCCTCGTCGCCTGGTTTATCCGGATCACCGCCTTCATGCAGGCGACGGAGTGGCCGGCGAGCGCCGCGATCGGTGCCATTCCCGGAATCGTCGTGACCGGACTCGTCGCCGCGTTCTTCGTCGCCGCAACCGTAGTCGCCTGCCGACCGCGGACGTGGAAGGCGAACGGTGAACTCCGACTGACCGACGTCGATGTCTGGGGCGACACCGAACAGTGA
- a CDS encoding YeeE/YedE family protein, whose translation MSANGTRHPLFVPLIAVGGSLFGFGLAYSGMARPEIVLDFLQLEDLGLLFVMGGAAAVTGTVITLATRHLDRAPLTGDPYGKRERSFDRSVLLGGAVFGVGWGISGLCPGSAYASLGIGNYPILLGIAGMFLGAYAQGYWRAYRQETDRTVTPSD comes from the coding sequence ATGAGCGCGAACGGCACCCGTCACCCGCTGTTCGTGCCGCTGATCGCCGTTGGCGGATCGCTGTTCGGGTTCGGCCTCGCCTACAGCGGGATGGCGAGACCCGAGATCGTCCTCGATTTCCTCCAGTTGGAGGATCTCGGACTCCTCTTCGTGATGGGCGGGGCGGCGGCCGTCACTGGAACCGTCATCACGCTGGCGACGCGCCACCTCGACCGTGCACCGCTCACCGGCGATCCCTACGGCAAACGCGAGCGATCCTTCGACCGCAGCGTGCTCCTCGGCGGAGCGGTCTTCGGCGTCGGCTGGGGGATTTCGGGGCTCTGTCCGGGCTCGGCGTACGCCAGCCTCGGCATCGGGAACTACCCGATCCTGCTCGGGATCGCCGGGATGTTCCTCGGTGCGTACGCTCAGGGCTACTGGCGCGCGTATCGACAGGAAACCGATAGAACGGTCACACCGAGCGACTGA
- a CDS encoding YeeE/YedE family protein, whose protein sequence is MIGQFDVLTVIGQASLAGLFPRGIGQYAIGGVLIGLGVSIIYLGTAITPGASTFFESTLSYVSKIPRFNRAKYLATRDWRLVFTLSMVAGAAVYALLLGEGGWTTDVQPWRLLGGGVLVGVGTRIGKGCTSGHGISGLASLSRTSFANVATFMAVAIGTALSMQALGVTP, encoded by the coding sequence ATGATCGGACAGTTCGACGTCCTGACGGTCATCGGACAGGCATCGCTCGCGGGGCTGTTCCCCCGTGGAATCGGCCAGTACGCCATCGGCGGCGTCCTCATCGGGCTCGGGGTTTCGATCATCTACCTCGGGACGGCGATCACGCCGGGCGCGAGCACGTTCTTCGAGTCGACGCTGTCGTACGTCTCGAAGATCCCACGATTCAACCGGGCGAAGTATCTCGCCACACGTGACTGGCGGCTCGTCTTCACGCTGAGCATGGTCGCCGGCGCGGCCGTCTACGCCCTCCTTCTCGGAGAGGGTGGCTGGACGACCGATGTCCAGCCGTGGCGACTGCTCGGCGGTGGCGTCCTCGTCGGTGTCGGGACGCGGATCGGGAAGGGCTGTACCTCCGGCCACGGGATCAGCGGGCTGGCGTCGCTGTCGCGGACCTCCTTCGCGAACGTCGCGACGTTCATGGCAGTCGCGATCGGGACCGCACTCTCGATGCAGGCGCTCGGGGTGACACCATGA
- a CDS encoding MBL fold metallo-hydrolase: MSDETFPDPAVDVESIEPNELKERIDDNEDVFLLDTRASEAFEEWHIDGPNVTVRNVPYFEFLLGDVDEEVFEGIPDDRDVTVLCAKGDSSEYVAGLLHERGYGVRHLARGMNGWAELYESHELAVDVDATIVQYQRPSSGCLSYLVVSGDEAAVVDPLRTFTDTYHQDARTLGAKITAALDTHIHADHISGNRRVAAGTSAEAFLPASAAERGVDDTAYATIEDGETIAVGEAEIEALHTPGHTSGMTAYRIGNVLFAGDGLFIESVARPDLEAGAEGAADAAKQLHETLHERVLELPDETVVAPGHFSGNAEADDGTYTARLGDLESRMDALGMDRAAFVDLVQSNMPPRPSNYEAIVATNLGEREPTDEEAFALEQGPNNCAASQDALTSD, from the coding sequence CGAATCGATCGAGCCGAACGAACTGAAAGAGCGCATCGACGACAACGAGGACGTATTTCTGCTCGATACGCGTGCGAGTGAGGCGTTCGAGGAGTGGCACATCGACGGACCGAACGTCACCGTCCGGAACGTACCGTACTTCGAATTCCTGCTCGGCGACGTCGATGAGGAGGTCTTCGAGGGGATTCCCGACGATCGGGACGTGACGGTTCTCTGTGCGAAAGGCGATTCGAGCGAGTACGTCGCCGGCCTGCTGCACGAACGCGGCTACGGGGTGCGCCATCTCGCACGCGGCATGAACGGCTGGGCGGAGCTCTACGAATCCCACGAACTCGCCGTCGATGTCGACGCCACGATCGTCCAGTACCAGCGGCCCTCCAGCGGCTGTCTCTCGTATCTCGTCGTCAGCGGCGACGAGGCCGCGGTCGTCGATCCACTCCGGACGTTCACCGACACCTATCATCAGGACGCGCGCACGCTGGGGGCGAAGATCACGGCCGCGCTCGACACCCACATCCACGCCGACCACATCAGCGGGAACCGGCGTGTCGCCGCAGGGACCAGCGCGGAAGCGTTCCTTCCCGCATCCGCCGCCGAGCGCGGCGTCGACGACACTGCCTATGCGACGATCGAGGACGGCGAGACGATCGCCGTCGGCGAGGCCGAGATCGAGGCGCTTCACACGCCCGGCCACACGTCGGGGATGACCGCCTACCGGATCGGGAACGTCCTGTTCGCCGGCGACGGTCTGTTCATCGAGAGCGTCGCTCGTCCCGATCTCGAAGCGGGAGCCGAGGGCGCAGCCGACGCCGCGAAACAGCTCCACGAGACGCTGCACGAGCGTGTGCTGGAGCTTCCCGACGAGACCGTCGTTGCTCCAGGCCACTTCAGCGGGAACGCCGAGGCCGACGACGGCACGTACACGGCTCGACTCGGTGATCTCGAATCTCGAATGGACGCACTCGGAATGGACCGTGCAGCGTTCGTCGATCTCGTCCAATCGAATATGCCGCCACGACCGAGCAACTACGAGGCAATCGTCGCGACAAATCTCGGCGAACGCGAGCCGACCGACGAGGAGGCGTTCGCGCTCGAACAGGGCCCCAACAACTGTGCGGCGAGCCAGGACGCGCTGACGAGCGACTGA